From Ictidomys tridecemlineatus isolate mIctTri1 chromosome 2, mIctTri1.hap1, whole genome shotgun sequence, the proteins below share one genomic window:
- the Ccr8 gene encoding C-C chemokine receptor type 8, which produces MDYTLEPNLTVTSDYYYPDTFSSPCDGELIQRDSKLLLAIIYCFLFVFGLLGNSLVILVLVVCKKLRSITDIYLLNLALSDLLFVFSFPFQTHYQLDQWVFGTVMCKVFSGFYYIGFFSSMFFITLMSMDRYLAVVHAVYAIKVRTVRTGTVLSLAVWLITMIATGPLLVFYQVASEDGVLQCYSFYNQQTLKWKIFIHFEINILGLLIPFAVLLFCYARILHQLKTCQNHNKTKAIKLVLIVVIASLLFWVPFNVVLFLTSLHDLHVLDGCILNQRLIYATHVTETISFTHCCVNPVIYAFMGEKFKKCLSEIFQKIFSYIFPSLGRQMPREGWERRSSSHPMASRSSSIDYIL; this is translated from the coding sequence ATGGATTATACCCTTGAGCCCAACCTGACGGTGACATCCGACTACTACTATCCTGACACCTTCTCGAGCCCCTGCGATGGGGAACTGATCCAGAGAGACAGCAAGTTGCTTCTTGCCATCATCTACTGCTTCCTGTTTGTATTTGGCCTTCTGGGAAACAGCCTGGTTATCCTGGTCCTGGTGGTCTGCAAGAAGCTGAGGAGCATCACGGACATATACCTCTTGAACTTGGCCTTGTCTGACCTGctttttgtcttttccttcccctttcaGACCCACTATCAGCTGGATCAGTGGGTGTTTGGGACCGTCATGTGCAAGGTGTTCTCTGGTTTTTATTACATTGGCTTCTTCAGCAGCATGTTCTTCATCACCCTCATGAGCATGGACAGGTACCTGGCCGTTGTCCATGCCGTGTATGCTATAAAGGTGAGGACGGTCAGGACGGGCACAGTCCTGAGCCTGGCAGTGTGGCTGATCACCATGATCGCCACTGGCCCATTGCTAGTATTTTACCAGGTGGCCTCTGAAGATGGTGTTCTCCAGTGTTACTCATTTTACAATCAACAGACATTGAAGTGGAAGATCTTCATCCACTTTGAAATAAACATCTTAGGCTTGTTGATCCCATTCGCCGTCCTCCTGTTCTGCTACGCCAGGATCCTGCACCAGCTAAAGACTTGCCAAAACCACAACAAGACCAAGGCCATCAAGTTGGTGCTGATTGTGGTCATTGCATCTTTACTCTTCTGGGTCCCATTCAACGTGGTCCTCTTCCTCACGTCCCTGCACGACCTGCACGTCTTGGATGGGTGCATCCTGAACCAGCGGCTGATTTATGCCACCCATGTCACAGAAACCATTTCCTTCACTCACTGCTGTGTGAACCCTGTTATCTATGCTTTCATGGGTGAGAAGTTCAAGAAATGCctctcagaaatatttcagaaaattttcagctACATTTTCCCCTCCCTGGGAAGACAGATGCCCAGGGAGGGGTGGGAAAGGCGGTCATCTTCCCACCCTATGGCCTCCCGCTCCTCCAGCATAGACTACATTTTGTAA